A part of Bacillus horti genomic DNA contains:
- a CDS encoding FecCD family ABC transporter permease, translating to MSKRSNKQTDNLEQNNIRSKPSLAIFILFVGLLALSVSIAASVSMGVSDISLKTVWKAVFEFNDELLEHRVIHELRLPRALIGALVGAALAVSGALMQGMTRNPIASPGIMGLNAGSAFVLAVAFAFFPGLPYSSLIMWSFFGAALGAGITYGVSSFSKAGLTPIRLALAGTVVGALLSSASTGIAIYFNVAQDLTFWYAGGIVGSTWINVLVLVPWIAIGLVAALLLAKSITVLGLGEDTAIALGQRIKLVKIGGILIVILLAGAAVSAAGPVGFVGLIIPHITRFLVGVDYRWIIPCSAIIGALFLVLADIGSRLVNAPYETPIGVITAIVGVPFFFYLVRRDRRGM from the coding sequence TTGTCAAAGCGTAGCAACAAACAAACAGATAACTTAGAACAAAATAATATTCGCTCAAAACCGAGCTTGGCTATCTTTATTCTGTTTGTGGGCCTGCTTGCTCTTAGTGTATCCATTGCCGCCTCTGTATCTATGGGTGTTTCAGACATTAGCTTAAAGACGGTTTGGAAAGCTGTCTTTGAATTTAATGATGAACTGTTGGAGCACAGAGTGATTCATGAACTGCGACTTCCTAGGGCTCTAATAGGAGCATTGGTAGGAGCTGCTCTTGCTGTATCGGGTGCGCTTATGCAGGGTATGACGAGGAACCCTATAGCAAGTCCTGGGATCATGGGATTAAATGCAGGCTCTGCCTTTGTGCTAGCCGTTGCATTCGCTTTTTTTCCTGGCCTGCCTTATTCCTCGTTAATTATGTGGTCTTTTTTCGGAGCAGCGCTCGGAGCTGGGATTACCTATGGTGTTAGCTCTTTTTCAAAAGCAGGCTTAACCCCCATCAGGCTTGCTCTTGCAGGTACAGTTGTAGGAGCCCTTCTCAGCTCAGCTTCTACAGGGATCGCAATCTATTTTAATGTTGCTCAAGACCTAACCTTCTGGTATGCGGGAGGAATTGTTGGGTCTACTTGGATCAATGTGCTAGTACTAGTACCGTGGATAGCAATAGGTTTGGTAGCCGCATTGCTGCTAGCTAAATCCATTACTGTTCTTGGACTAGGGGAAGATACAGCGATTGCTCTTGGACAACGAATTAAGCTTGTTAAAATAGGAGGCATTCTTATTGTGATTCTTCTAGCAGGTGCGGCCGTATCTGCTGCAGGACCAGTTGGTTTTGTGGGGTTAATTATTCCTCACATTACACGTTTTTTGGTTGGTGTGGATTATCGCTGGATCATTCCTTGTTCAGCTATAATTGGGGCTTTGTTCCTTGTATTAGCCGATATCGGCTCAAGGCTTGTAAATGCTCCATATGAAACACCTATTGGTGTAATTACAGCTATTGTGGGTGTCCCCTTCTTTTTCTATTTGGTTCGTCGTGATCGGAGGGGAATGTAA